One Nematostella vectensis chromosome 10, jaNemVect1.1, whole genome shotgun sequence genomic window, CCAACATGGAACTTGGGCGGTGGCCTGCTCTTGCCTTTCTTTTTCGACGACGCCTCGCCACCGTACAGGGTGTGCCACACCTCCTGAGCGTCGTCGGGAGTGACGACATCCGCCGGGGCACGTTTGATGCTCCGATGGTAGGAGTGGTTGTAATTTTCAACCAACTTTGGCAACATGTCCACGTAACGGAATGTGTTCGCCTCGGTGAACCATCGCCACATCCACGTCTTGAGGGTGCGATTGAACCGCTCCACAATCGATGCTTTCATCTCACTGCGTGTAGTGAAGAAATGTATTTTGCGCTCGGCGAGGAACGCCTGGAAGGTCCGGTTTTTGAACTCCGTCCCATCGTCCGTCTGGAGCTTCTCGGGTACCCTGCCTCCTTTGAAGATAATAGTGAACGCCTGGACGATCTGGGGCCCCGTCTTGTCTTTGAGGGGGACGGCCCACCCGTACTTGGACAGCACGTCGATGACGGTGAGAATATACTTGTACCCGTCATTGTGGGACTTCCACTTTTGCATGTCCACCAGGTCTGCTTGCCACTGTTGGTCCTTCCCGTTCACAATCACCCGTTGACGCGAGTAGTGGCGGAGGTAAGGCTTGTGCCGGCTATAGCTGGGTTGTCCCCGCAACCACGCCGCGACACGCTccttccccaccccctcgcCCCGCACGGCACGGAAGAGTTTATCCACTCCCCCCAGACTGCCCGGTTGCTGAGGGTCATAGTAGATTTGCTGGAGAAGCTTGTCAAGGGCTTTTTCACCTATaaatttcttcttcttcacCCCCTCCTTCGCTCCCTCCTTCACCCCCTTCTTTCCCAACCGCGCTACTACCGCTTTCAGAGCTCTCCCCCTCTTCGATCCACCCTTGCCTCTCAACGCTTTTTTTGGCCTTTGAGGGCCCACCATCGTGCTGGGAGCCCTGGATGTTC contains:
- the LOC116604600 gene encoding uncharacterized protein LOC116604600; the encoded protein is MVGPQRPKKALRGKGGSKRGRALKAVVARLGKKGVKEGAKEGVKKKKFIGEKALDKLLQQIYYDPQQPGSLGGVDKLFRAVRGEGVGKERVAAWLRGQPSYSRHKPYLRHYSRQRVIVNGKDQQWQADLVDMQKWKSHNDGYKYILTVIDVLSKYGWAVPLKDKTGPQIVQAFTIIFKGGRVPEKLQTDDGTEFKNRTFQAFLAERKIHFFTTRSEMKASIVERFNRTLKTWMWRWFTEANTFRYVDMLPKLVENYNHSYHRSIKRAPADVVTPDDAQEVWHTLYGGEASSKKKGKSRPPPKFHVGDKVRVSKVKNVFAKGYTPNWTEEVFTIAQQYHDKKQDTYAYRVREYDGTWIEGRFYEPELQLVRFDEEKELYRIEKVLKTRGVGRKKEHFVKWRGWPAKYNSWVPAREVHKIG